A genomic window from Solanum stenotomum isolate F172 chromosome 10, ASM1918654v1, whole genome shotgun sequence includes:
- the LOC125843321 gene encoding uncharacterized protein LOC125843321: MFDPRNQKPNDHIHILDPVTTSDYTYNNNNYATQKNRPKNDVGGLEMSQKHVDYSDDSGISSPPLWKNSSSRSPDHPFHNSTNHRSISPSSRALAIAKGQWELMEMIKNMPESCYELSLKDLVEKNSILETNQEECLINKEEENFSTSQEQVVVQRVKSVKRQESGKNKKGKMIRNESFEEKGFFLKMFFPIPPKTSSTKVSPKPVEGLKSLEKDWWKKRFSCSSESDSSKTGSSSSESSGSNDSRTSTNRKKKGFLTNFWSRSCFSKSKLAE, translated from the coding sequence ATGTTTGATCCAAGAAACCAAAAACCCAATGATCATATACACATTCTTGATCCAGTTACAACCTCAGATTACacatataacaacaacaattatgCCACCCAAAAAAATAGGCCAAAAAATGATGTTGGAGGCCTAGAAATGTCACAAAAACATGTTGATTATAGTGATGATTCTGGTATTTCTTCACCACCCTTATGGAAAAATAGTTCATCAAGAAGCCCTGATCACCCCTTTCATAATTCGACGAATCATCGATCAATTTCACCTAGCTCTAGAGCTCTAGCTATAGCTAAAGGCCAATGGGAACTAATGGAAATGATCAAGAACATGCCTGAATCATGTTATGAGTTGTCACTTAAGGATCttgttgaaaaaaattcaatcttgGAAACAAATCAAGAAGAATGTTTGatcaataaagaagaagaaaattttagTACTAGTCAAGAACAAGTTGTGGTGCAAAGGGTGAAAAGTGTAAAAAGACAAGAAAGTGGTAAAAACAAGAAGGGGAAAATGATTAGAAATGAAAGTTTTGAAGAAAAGGGGTTTTTCTTAAAGATGTTTTTTCCAATTCCACCAAAAACAAGTAGTACTAAAGTTTCACCTAAGCCAGTTGAAGGTTTAAAAAGTTTGGAGAAAGATTGGTGGAAGAAGAGATTTTCTTGTTCAAGTGAGAGTGATAGTAGCAAAACAGGAAGTAGTAGTAGTGAAAGCAGTGGCAGTAATGATAGCAGAACAAGTACTAACAG
- the LOC125843296 gene encoding probable copper-transporting ATPase HMA5: protein MATVKLLSLSCLRNESSYGGFTSKAHYPSMPKYPKGFSVSSGEEKKAFFSVNGMSCSACAGSVEKAIKRLSGIKEAVVDVLNNKAQVIFYPTFVNEEIIRETIEDVGFQATLITEETNEKTSQVCRIRIKGMTCTSCSATVESALQLIPGIQKAQVALATEEAEIQYDPQILTHNQLLEAIEDTGFEAILIRTGEDRSKILLKVDGVHTDNSMSIIESSLRALPGVEDVDIDPELKKLSVSYKSDTIGPRDFIQVIESTDSGRFKATIFPEGGGEQSHRQEEIEYCRRSFLWSLVFTIPVFFTSMIFMYIPGLKDGLDIKAVNMLSIGEILRWVLSTPVQFIIGRRFYYGSYKALRHGSANMDVLIALGTNAAYFYSVYSVLRAATSPSFKSTDFFETSSMLISFILLGKYLEVLAKGKTSEAIAKLMNLTPETASLLQFDDEGNVVKEEEIDSRLIQKNDVIKILPGAKVACDGFVIWGQSHVNESMITGESRPVAKRKGDMVIGGTVNENGVLHIRATKVGSESALSQIVRLVESAQMAKAPVQKFADRISKYFVPLVIILSLSTWLAWFLAGKYDGYTKSWIPSSMDSFQLALQFGISVMVIACPCALGLATPTAVMVGTGVGASRGVLIKGGQALEGAQKVDCIVFDKMGTLTMGKPVVVNTKLFKSMVLKEFYELVAAAELNSEHPLAKVIVEYAKKFREDEENPRWTEVQDFESITGHGVKAVVHNKKLIVGNKSLMLDQGVSVPVDANEILAEAEELAQTGILVSIDGVLSGVVSISDPVKPGAREVISLLKSMKVESKLVTGDNWGTANAIAMEVGISDVIAEAKPEDKAEKVKELQSLGKVVAMVGDGINDSPALVAADVGMAIGAGTDIAIEAADIVLMKSNLEDVITAIDLSRKTFSRIRLNYFWAFGYNLLGIPIAAGALFPFTGFRLPPWVAGAAMAASSVSVVCSSLLLKNYKRPKKLDNLEIGGITVES, encoded by the exons ATGGCGACTGTTAAGCTTCTTTCACTTTCATGCCTAAGAAATGAGAGCAGTTATGGAGGTTTTACCTCAAAGGCACATTACCCATCAATGCCCAAATATCCAAAGGGCTTTTCTGTATCTTCTGGTGAAGAAAAAAAGGCATTTTTTTCAGTTAATGGTATGAGTTGTTCTGCATGTGCTGGTTCTGTAGAAAAGGCAATTAAAAGACTTTCTGGGATTAAAGAAGCTGTAGTTGATGTTTTGAATAACAAAGCTCAAGTTATTTTTTACCCCACTTTTGTCAAT GAGGAAATAATCCGTGAGACAATAGAAGATGTTGGGTTCCAGGCTACCTTGATTACCGAGGAGACAAATGAGAAAACTTCCCAAGTCTGCCGGATACGTATAAAAGGAATGACCTGCACTTCTTGCTCCGCAACTGTTGAATCTGCTTTGCAATTGATCCCCGGTATACAGAAAGCACAAGTTGCATTAGCAACCGAGGAGGCTGAAATCCAATATGATCCACAAATATTAACTCACAATCAGCTTTTAGAAGCCATAGAAGATACTGGATTTGAAGCTATATTAATTAGAACAGGAGAAGATAGGAGCAAAATATTGCTGAAAGTTGATGGAGTACACACTGACAATTCCATGAGCATTATTGAAAGTTCTCTTAGAGCACTCCCAGGTGTTGAAGACGTTGATATTGATCCTGAGCTGAAGAAGTTGTCTGTTTCTTATAAATCAGATACAATAGGACCTAGAGATTTTATTCAAGTAATTGAGTCAACTGATTCTGGAAGGTTCAAGGCAACAATATTTCCTGAAGGAGGTGGGGAACAATCCCATAGACAGGAGGAAATCGAATACTGTCGTCGATCCTTTCTCTGGAGCTTGGTTTTTACAATTCCTGTTTTCTTTACTTCCATGATCTTCATGTATATTCCTGGTTTGAAGGATGGATTGGATATTAAAGCTGTGAACATGCTTAGCATTGGAGAGATTTTGCGGTGGGTGCTTTCTACTCCCGTGCAATTCATCATTGGACGACGTTTCTATTATGGTTCTTACAAAGCACTGCGTCATGGTTCTGCAAATATGGATGTTTTGATTGCTTTGGGAACAAATGCAGCCTACTTTTACTCGGTCTATTCGGTATTAAGAGCTGCTACTTCTCCAAGCTTCAAGTCTACTGATTTTTTCGAGACCAGCTCAATGCTCATTTCCTTCATTCTACTTGGGAAGTATCTTGAAGTTTTGGCCAAAGGAAAGACATCAGAGGCCATTGCTAAACTCATGAACTTGACCCCTGAGACAGCCTCATTATTACAGTTTGATGACGAAGGAAATGTGGTGAAAGAGGAAGAAATTGATAGCCGACTGATACAGAAGAACGATGTGATCAAAATCCTTCCCGGAGCAAAAGTAGCCTGTGATGGTTTTGTCATCTGGGGACAAAGCCACGTAAATGAGAGTATGATTACTGGAGAATCTCGGCCAGTGGCCAAAAGGAAAGGCGACATGGTGATTGGAGGGACTGTGAATGAGAATGGTGTTCTTCATATTAGAGCTACTAAGGTTGGATCAGAGAGTGCTCTTTCACAGATTGTTAGACTGGTTGAATCAGCACAAATGGCTAAAGCTCCCGTTCAAAAATTTGCTGATCGTATTTCTAAATATTTCGTGCCACTA GTTATTATTCTCTCCTTATCTACTTGGCTGGCCTGGTTTTTAGCTGGGAAGTACGACGGCTATACTAAATCCTGGATTCCATCTTCTATGGATAGCTTTCAGCTTGCCCTTCAATTTGGTATATCTGTAATGGTCATAGCTTGCCCATGTGCCCTTGGTCTTGCTACTCCAACTGCTGTCATGGTTGGAACAGGAGTTGGTGCTTCTCGAGGTGTCTTGATTAAAGGCGGGCAAGCTTTGGAAGGCGCACAAAAG GTGGACTGTATTGTGTTTGATAAGATGGGGACCCTTACAATGGGAAAACCAGTTGTTGTAAATACAAAGCTTTTCAAATCTATGGTACTTAAAGAATTTTACGAATTGGTTGCGGCAGCTGAG CTAAATAGTGAGCACCCCTTGGCCAAGGTAATTGTTGAATACGCAAAAAAGTTCAGAGAGGACGAGGAGAACCCTCGGTGGACTGAAGTCCAGGACTTTGAGTCTATAACTGGACATGGTGTGAAGGCTGTTGTCCACAATAAGAAGTTAATAGTTGGAAACAAGAGCTTGATGTTAGATCAAGGCGTTTCCGTTCCAGTTGATGCCAATGAAATACTAGCAGAAGCAGAAGAATTGGCTCAAACTGGAATTCTTGTATCAATTGATGGTGTACTGAGTGGAGTTGTTTCTATATCAGATCCAGTGAAGCCCGGAGCTCGTGAAGTCATTTCTCTTCTTAAGTCTATGAAAGTCGAGAGTAAGCTAGTAACAGGTGACAATTGGGGAACAGCTAATGCCATTGCTATGGAAGTTGGCATTAGTGATGTTATTGCAGAAGCAAAACCTGAAGACAAAGCCGAAAAAGTGAAGGAACTGCAG AGTTTGGGAAAAGTTGTTGCAATGGTGGGAGATGGAATTAACGACTCGCCAGCACTTGTAGCAGCAGACGTTGGAATGGCGATAGGAGCAGGGACAGACATAGCTATTGAGGCAGCTGATATTGTCCTAATGAAAAGCAATCTTGAAGATGTTATAACTGCTATTGACCTTTCCAGGAAAACTTTTAGTCGAATTCGCCTGAACTACTTTTGGGCATTTGGTTATAACCTTCTTGGCATTCCAATTGCTGCTGGAGCTCTTTTCCCCTTTACCGGATTCCGGTTGCCACCATGGGTAGCAGGGGCAGCAATGGCTGCTTCTTCAGTAAGTGTTGTATGCAGCTCTCTTTTGCTTAAGAATTACAAGAGGCCTAAAAAACTTGATAATCTTGAGATTGGAGGAATAACTGTTGAGTCATAA